The Phycisphaeraceae bacterium genome has a window encoding:
- a CDS encoding sugar ABC transporter substrate-binding protein, producing the protein MRSSHLTILLIAAVTLIVATPRRVVPLASRELTMAVWGMPFEDLLFRDRYARGFEELHPGWRVRYQRFVSAGLIPKYQSWHFARRGADVLRLPITNYHAMVELGLIEPLDRFINDPEVGLSSEERADFFPHVYSLLDVDGSVHALPSDNAQMGLFYHRDVFDAYNAAHPNEPISYPDSSWTWDDLRRVARLMTERSGDGRVVRHGVVFDLWAWPYLAFLRQAGGAIWDETGTTCLIDSPEGVEAMELVKELASSTAPIRSLETAEPAVGPVQLFMQGRAAILLDGCWRVPSIDKEMPGLNYAVAPLPRHRQRAVVSGAVLWAINAHSEHKEQAWAMIKWMTSREGSLLYWDALRVAPPARVSVLTDPAFRATSGLTDDDGRVWVPPLKPEDFDRKAAWLLATITPEGSGPGSSGDIPGFVPVGPYQQELESQIARAMVQVVRGEKAPTDAVRDAARSVHDTIDRDRRAKGLAAITR; encoded by the coding sequence ATGCGGTCCAGCCATCTCACCATCCTGTTGATCGCCGCGGTCACGCTCATCGTGGCGACGCCCCGCCGCGTGGTTCCGCTTGCTTCGCGGGAACTCACGATGGCGGTGTGGGGCATGCCGTTCGAAGACCTGCTCTTCCGCGACCGTTACGCGCGCGGGTTCGAGGAACTGCACCCCGGCTGGCGGGTGCGCTACCAGCGGTTCGTCTCCGCCGGGCTGATCCCCAAGTACCAGTCGTGGCACTTCGCGCGGCGCGGGGCGGATGTGCTGCGGCTGCCGATCACCAACTACCACGCGATGGTGGAACTGGGCTTGATCGAGCCGCTTGACCGCTTCATCAACGACCCCGAGGTCGGGCTTTCGTCTGAGGAGCGGGCTGATTTCTTCCCCCACGTGTATTCGCTGCTGGACGTGGACGGCTCGGTGCACGCGCTGCCCTCGGACAACGCCCAGATGGGGCTGTTCTATCACCGCGATGTGTTCGATGCCTACAACGCCGCCCACCCGAACGAGCCCATTTCCTACCCCGATTCATCATGGACGTGGGATGACCTCCGCCGCGTCGCCCGGTTGATGACTGAACGAAGTGGAGATGGCCGCGTGGTGCGGCATGGGGTGGTCTTCGACCTGTGGGCGTGGCCGTACCTGGCGTTCCTGCGGCAGGCGGGCGGGGCGATCTGGGATGAAACGGGCACGACGTGCCTGATCGACTCGCCAGAAGGCGTCGAGGCGATGGAACTGGTGAAGGAACTGGCATCCTCCACGGCGCCGATCCGCTCGCTGGAGACTGCCGAGCCGGCGGTCGGCCCCGTGCAGTTGTTCATGCAGGGCCGGGCGGCGATCCTGCTGGACGGCTGCTGGCGCGTGCCGAGCATCGACAAGGAGATGCCGGGTCTGAATTACGCCGTGGCGCCCCTGCCGCGCCACCGTCAGCGGGCGGTGGTGAGCGGCGCAGTGCTGTGGGCCATCAACGCGCACAGCGAGCACAAGGAGCAGGCGTGGGCAATGATCAAATGGATGACCAGCCGCGAGGGCTCGCTGCTTTACTGGGACGCCCTGCGCGTAGCCCCGCCCGCGCGCGTGAGCGTGCTGACCGACCCGGCCTTTCGCGCAACCAGCGGGCTGACCGATGATGACGGGCGCGTGTGGGTGCCCCCGCTCAAGCCCGAGGACTTCGACCGCAAGGCGGCATGGCTGCTGGCGACGATCACGCCTGAGGGCAGCGGCCCAGGAAGCAGCGGCGACATTCCCGGCTTCGTGCCCGTCGGCCCCTATCAGCAGGAACTGGAGAGCCAGATCGCCCGCGCCATGGTGCAGGTGGTGCGCGGCGAGAAAGCCCCGACAGACGCCGTGCGCGATGCGGCCCGGTCCGTGCACGACACGATCGACCGCGATCGGCGGGCGAAGGGGCTGGCGGCGATCACGCGGTGA
- a CDS encoding carbohydrate ABC transporter permease, whose amino-acid sequence MSALHRPNLLLRLLACCMVWLAALTMILPFVWMVLTALKTNEEAVGGAEDAGGGGITLLPEVWQWGNFAEAWRIAHLGDYYLNSLIVAAVTTVLAGIHNALAGFAFAKLRFRGRKVMFLGLLITMMLPFQVSFIFAYLLCAWLGFIDNLQALIVPFLASAFGIFYMRQAVMSVPDDLLDAGRLDGFTDFELFRHLVLPSIRPAVAALAIFTFMGSWNSFFWPLVVIDSNDLFTLPLAVSALSSRLYTESWPIQMAAATIITLPVLVVFLVFQRAFVEGVTLTGVKG is encoded by the coding sequence ATGAGCGCGCTGCACCGCCCTAACCTGCTGCTTCGACTGCTCGCCTGCTGCATGGTGTGGCTTGCTGCTCTCACGATGATCCTGCCCTTTGTGTGGATGGTGCTGACGGCGCTCAAGACCAACGAGGAAGCCGTGGGGGGGGCAGAGGATGCGGGAGGCGGCGGGATCACGCTCCTGCCCGAGGTCTGGCAGTGGGGCAACTTCGCCGAGGCGTGGCGCATCGCGCACCTGGGAGACTACTACCTCAACTCGCTCATCGTGGCGGCGGTGACCACGGTGCTGGCCGGCATCCATAACGCGCTGGCGGGCTTCGCCTTCGCCAAGCTGCGGTTCCGGGGTCGGAAGGTGATGTTCCTGGGGCTGCTCATCACCATGATGCTGCCCTTTCAGGTGTCGTTCATCTTCGCGTACCTGCTCTGCGCGTGGCTGGGGTTCATCGACAACCTGCAGGCATTGATCGTGCCGTTTCTGGCGAGCGCGTTCGGAATTTTCTATATGCGTCAGGCGGTGATGAGCGTGCCGGATGATCTGCTGGATGCGGGGCGCCTTGACGGCTTCACCGACTTCGAGCTCTTCCGTCACCTGGTGTTGCCGTCGATCCGCCCCGCGGTGGCGGCGCTGGCGATCTTCACCTTCATGGGGTCGTGGAACTCGTTCTTCTGGCCCCTCGTCGTGATCGACTCGAACGACCTCTTCACGCTGCCGCTGGCGGTGAGCGCCCTGTCGAGCCGGCTGTACACGGAGTCGTGGCCGATCCAGATGGCCGCGGCGACCATCATCACGCTGCCGGTGCTGGTGGTGTTCCTGGTGTTCCAGCGGGCGTTCGTCGAAGGTGTCACGCTGACGGGGGTGAAAGGGTGA
- a CDS encoding sugar ABC transporter permease produces the protein MLDRPSRSAWGFIAFPLAVVFLFTAMPTAAGVVLSFFEWAGGGSPRFVGLENYRALFSGETFGPALRNTLLFAVLSVPITVLVAFGFAVVLNASWFRGRTLARTLLFLPTIISIVAIGFIWRWVLDPGQSGLLNALLAWLGVMDEPIDWLGNSPRAMGVIIAISIWRGLGFSIVLYLAALSNVPRSLYEAAAVDGAGPWQTTWHIAWPGVRPMTAFLLITGMIGAMQIFDLPMVMIGTIEQPWTDVLNVYLYREFTQSRLGFAAAIGVCILLLTLAVTLAQMWRGRGERGGVFG, from the coding sequence ATGCTCGACCGGCCCAGCCGCAGCGCGTGGGGGTTCATCGCGTTTCCGCTGGCGGTGGTCTTTCTCTTCACGGCCATGCCCACGGCGGCGGGCGTGGTTCTGTCGTTCTTCGAGTGGGCGGGGGGCGGCTCGCCGCGCTTCGTGGGGCTGGAGAACTACCGGGCGCTCTTCTCGGGGGAGACCTTCGGTCCCGCGCTGCGCAACACGCTGCTCTTCGCGGTGCTGTCGGTGCCCATCACGGTGCTGGTGGCGTTCGGCTTCGCGGTGGTGCTCAACGCCTCGTGGTTTCGCGGGCGCACGCTGGCCCGCACACTGCTGTTTCTGCCCACGATCATCTCGATCGTGGCGATCGGCTTCATCTGGCGCTGGGTGCTGGACCCGGGTCAGTCCGGGCTGCTCAACGCGCTGCTGGCGTGGCTGGGCGTGATGGATGAGCCGATCGACTGGCTGGGCAACTCGCCGCGGGCGATGGGAGTCATCATCGCGATTTCGATCTGGCGCGGGCTGGGTTTTTCGATCGTGCTGTATCTCGCCGCCCTGTCGAACGTGCCGCGCTCACTGTACGAGGCGGCGGCCGTGGACGGGGCGGGGCCCTGGCAGACCACCTGGCACATCGCGTGGCCGGGCGTAAGACCGATGACGGCGTTCCTGCTCATCACCGGCATGATCGGCGCGATGCAGATCTTCGACCTGCCGATGGTGATGATCGGCACCATTGAGCAGCCGTGGACGGATGTGCTGAACGTGTATCTCTATCGCGAGTTCACGCAGAGCCGCCTGGGCTTCGCCGCGGCGATCGGCGTGTGCATTCTGCTGCTGACGCTGGCGGTGACGCTGGCGCAGATGTGGCGGGGGCGGGGTGAGAGGGGGGGCGTGTTCGGATGA